AATTCGAGGACATGGTGGGATCGGGTTGGGAGAAACGAAAAACGCAGCGGTTATCGCTGCGTATGGGGGCGCGGATCGCGCGGAGTGGAGAAGAGCGGATTGACGAAGACGAACGAGTCGGGAACGCCGGCCGCGGATGGACGCGTTGCGGGTTCGGCGGCGGGGCGCTGGGCGCGCGAATCGGCGTGGGCGTCGTTCGGCGAGAACAGATCCGTCACACGGAAAGCGTCTTCACGACGCGAGGAGGAGGAGGCGTTGTTCATGATTATTCGGGTGAGAGGAAAGTGGCGGGCGGCCGCGAGCGACCGCCCGCCAGGGGTAACACAACACCAAATCGGTTATTTCGAGATCACGACGGGGTTGAGGAACGGCATCATCGCGCGGAGCTGCACGCCGACCTTCTCGATCGGCTGGCTGCGCTCCTTCTTGCGGAATGCGTTCATCGTCTTGCGGCCGTGTTTTTCGTTTTCGGCCATGAAGCGTTTGGCGAACTTGCCGCTCTGGATGTCGGCGAGGATGCGCTTCATTTCCTTCTGCGTCTCCTTCGTGACGACGCGCGGGCCGCTCTGGTAATCGCCCCACTCCGCCGTGTCGGAGACGGAGTAGCGCATGTAGTTCAAGCCGCCGCGATACATGAGGTCGACGATGAGCTTCAGCTCGTGGAGGCACTCGAAGTAGGCGATCTCCGGCTGGTAGCCGGCGTCGACGAGCGTCTTGAAGCCAGCCTTCACCAGTTCGGAGCAACCGCCGCAGAGCACGGCCTGTTCACCGAACAAGTCGGTCTCGGTCTCCTCGGTGAACGTCGTCTCGAGCACGCCGGCGCGGGTGCAGCCGATGCCGCGCGCGTAGGACAGCGCGAGCGCCTTGGCCTTGCCGGAAGCGTCTTGATGAACCGCGTAGAGTCCGGGGACGCCGCCGCCCTCCTGGAACACTTCACGCACGCGGTGGCCGGGGCTCTTCGGAGCGACCATGCACACGTCGACATCGGCCGGCGGCTTGATGCCGCCGAAGCGGATGTTGAAGCCGTGGGCGAAGAACAGCGCCTTGCCCTTGGTGAGGCTCGGGGCGACCGACTCGCGGTAGACGCGCGCGGCGACGTGGTCGGGCACGAGCATCATGATCACGTCGGCCCATTTCGCGACGGCTTCGACGGTGTCGACCTTGAGGCCGGCCTTCTTGGCTTTCGGGCGGGACTTGGAGTCCTTCGCGAGGCCGACGCGCACGTCGACGCCGCTGTCGCGGAGATTGAGCGCGTGGGCGTGGCCTTGGGAGCCGTAGCCGACGATCGCAACTTTGCGGGCGCGGATCAGCGAGAGGTCCGCCTGCTTGTCATAGTAGATTTTAGCCATGGTTGTTGAAAAGTTGGGAGTGGAGAGATGAGGGTTGAGAGAAACAGGAAGCGTTAGCGCGCGACTTCCGTCGTGAAGTGCGAGTCGCCGAAGAAATCGTAGTCCGCCGCGACGGGTGCAGCGTCGACGGCGGACGATTCTTCGAAGAACTCGTTCAACGACGGAGCGCGGTCGTCGGTGGCGGCGTTTTTCATACGGACATGGAAATGCCAGCGTGACTGTGATCGTCGGCCGCGGCGCCGCTGCGCACTTCGGCGCGCACGAGCGGCGGGTTGGCGGTGAGCTTGTCGTGGCCGCGAGCCATCGAGACGGAGCCGGTGCGAACGAGTTCGAGGATGCCGTAGGGACGGAGCACCATCTCGAACTTGCCGATTTTTTCCGGCGTGCCGGTGACTTCGATGACGAGCGATTCCTCGTCCACGTCGACGACGCGGGCGCGGAACATGTCGACGAACTCGAGCACCTGCGAACGCGTGGCGGCGGTGACCTTGACCTTCACGAGGCCGAGCTCGCGGTTGAGCGCGGGCTTGTGCGTGAGATCGTCGACGCGGAGCACGTTGACCAACTTGTAGAGGTTGGCCTCGACGATGCGCGCGCCGGCGTCGGTGGCGTCGACCACGACGGTGAGGCGCGAGACGCCGGCCTGCTCGGTGCGGCCGACGGTGAGGGAATCGATGTTGAAGTTGCGGCGGCGGAACAGCGAGGCGACGCGGTTCAGCACACCGGGCACGTCCTCGACGTAGGCGATGAGAGTGTGTTTGGGCATGGCGGGATTTTCCTCGGGTTAGCGGCGCTTCGATTTGCCGGCTTTCGCGACGGGCGCGGTGCGAGCGGATTTTTTCTTCAACGACGGCGCGGGTTTGCGCTTCGCGGCGGGAACGGAGGCGGCCTTCGACGGGCCTCCGGTGAGCGCGAGCTCGGAGACGGCGGCGCTCTCGCCGTTCGGCATCTGCCACTCCTTGTCCGCGCCGGACTCGGCGAGGATTTCGCGCTTGGGGCGGCGGATCATGGCGTCGAGGTCGGCGCCGGCGGGCACCATGGGGAACACGGCGTCCTCCTGCTCGACCACGAAGTCGACGACCGTCGTGCGCTTGTCGGCGAGCGTCGCTTTCACGGTGGCGTTGACCTCGGCACGCTTGTCGCAGCGCAGACCGTTGAGGCGGTAGGCTTCGGCGAGTTTGACGAAGTCCGGACCGGTCATCGGTGTGGCGGCGTAGCGCTTCTCGTAGAAAAACTCCTGCCACTGGCGCACCATGCCGAGGAAGGCGTTATTGATGATCGCGACGTTGACCTTGATGCCTTCCTGCTCGGCGGTGGCCAGTTCGCACGACGTCATCTGGAAGCCGCCGTCGCCGACGACCACCCACACGTCTTTTTCCGGGCAGGCGAACTTGGCGCCGATGGCCGCGGGGAGCGCGAA
This window of the Candidatus Didemnitutus sp. genome carries:
- the ilvC gene encoding ketol-acid reductoisomerase; translated protein: MAKIYYDKQADLSLIRARKVAIVGYGSQGHAHALNLRDSGVDVRVGLAKDSKSRPKAKKAGLKVDTVEAVAKWADVIMMLVPDHVAARVYRESVAPSLTKGKALFFAHGFNIRFGGIKPPADVDVCMVAPKSPGHRVREVFQEGGGVPGLYAVHQDASGKAKALALSYARGIGCTRAGVLETTFTEETETDLFGEQAVLCGGCSELVKAGFKTLVDAGYQPEIAYFECLHELKLIVDLMYRGGLNYMRYSVSDTAEWGDYQSGPRVVTKETQKEMKRILADIQSGKFAKRFMAENEKHGRKTMNAFRKKERSQPIEKVGVQLRAMMPFLNPVVISK
- the ilvN gene encoding acetolactate synthase small subunit → MPKHTLIAYVEDVPGVLNRVASLFRRRNFNIDSLTVGRTEQAGVSRLTVVVDATDAGARIVEANLYKLVNVLRVDDLTHKPALNRELGLVKVKVTAATRSQVLEFVDMFRARVVDVDEESLVIEVTGTPEKIGKFEMVLRPYGILELVRTGSVSMARGHDKLTANPPLVRAEVRSGAAADDHSHAGISMSV